In Lolium rigidum isolate FL_2022 chromosome 7, APGP_CSIRO_Lrig_0.1, whole genome shotgun sequence, the DNA window AAAGAGTGATACGTTCCAGTGGAGAATAAATATGGCGAACTCCCGACAATGGGAGCAATAAAGGAGTGAAGTCTGTATGGTAGAAAATCAACCAAAACATCTGTTGCACACCATAATTCACATGTATTCTACCCAAATATATCGTTACTGAGGAGGCATGAGTGATATTACACCCTCTATCAACATATACATTACATTTGTTCCGCATAACTTTGAGCCTCAACTTTATCATAATTAAAATACTTCGGAGTAGTTGTCTTGTATTCTGCTACTCGTTCTTATATTTCTAATTACTTCAAGTTCTCTAGTTTTTTAGAGTAAATCCTCTTTTAAGTTTAACCAAGTTTATAGAAAACATATCAACACTTAGGCACCAATAGCTCATTAAactatcataaaatacaaatttcAAGCGTATATATTTGATGCTGTAGATAATAAATTGTTTTTTATGACTTagtcaaatttaaaatatatttaagtTATTTAAAATATGTTGGAGTAGAATATATCATCAAAATACAACGGTGAAAGTTGTGTAGTCAGTTCTTGTGCTAGCCTGGAGCTGAGCTCCACCTAGGAAAATAAACATAAATAAACTAGAGCCGTAACCGTGTCACTGTCACTTATCTGTACATGTACAAATCTGGCAAAACCTGACCGGTACACCAATGAGTCCACTCCACACCAACTATTCACTTCACGGACAAGCAAAGGGCAACAAAAAGAGACGAAGCGGGCCCACCAGCCCACCGGCCGCAGCCGGTCTACCCTTCGGCCCAGCCGTCCGGGCCCACACTAAACCTCCCCGTTTTATACCCTGTCCGTTTCCCACTCCGTCTCTGCACCCCGGCCGGCCACCTCCATATCCCCTGCAGCCtgaccgccctcctcctcctccccaccaccgatcgccgccatggccgccacgcCGTCGACGCCGCTGCTCAAGGACGAGCTGGACATCGTCATCCCGACGATCCGCAACCTCGACTTCCTCGAGATGTGGCGGCCCTTCTTCCAGCCCTACCACCTCATCATCGTGCAGGACGGCGACCCGGCCAAGGTCATCAAGGTGCCCCAGGGCTTCGACTACGAGCTCTACAACCGCAACGACGTCAACCGCATCCTCGGACCCAAGGCCTCCTGCATCTCCTTCAAGGACTCCGCATGCCGCTGCTTCGGCTACATGGTCTCCAAGAAGAAGTACATCTACACCATCGACGACGACTGCTTCGTGAGTACCCTCTACCGCTCATGCTATCACTAGATCTTTCTATATGCTGATGTGATTTGTCCAGATTCCGCTGGATCATAATCTAATTTGGGCGAATTGTAAACTTGTGTGGTGTTGAGGACTTGAGGTGCGATTTTGGTTTCCTTTTGCGGTGTGGGGCTCGGATCCGTTTGGGTATAGGTTGAAGAGAAAGGCGATATCTTCTGTGATTAATTTCTCCGTGGAGATGTTGGTGCGTTGGGTACCAGTGCAGTTTCGTGTTAGTCATGATGGTTCAGTTCATTTGTGTGTAAAAAAAAACCACATGGTTAGTAGTTCTGTGATATATGGGTAGGTAGAATGCAACTTTCACATGTCTTGGAAGTGGATAGCGTTCAGCGGAAGTCATCTGCATACAGATGATCTAATCATGTTATTTTGGTTTGGGGTTAACAAACTTAACTGACATGCTTCACTGCTAACAAGTACAAACCAAACATTAGAGCTAGCCAATAGTTAATTTGGTCCTGTGCCTGCAGCTGGATGAGATATGAGAAGTAAGTTCTGGATCTCGTGTTGGTAACCCACAATTTTTGTAGAACTTAGAGTTTCTGTTATAGAAATCCACATATACAAACTGTAAGGTTGTGTCGCCCCCTTTTGTCAGTTATGCTGTTGCGCATATTTTGTTTTTGTGTGTTTGAGGGTAGTGATCAGTAATCTTCGCTAGTGGACAACGATAATACTTATTTAACAGTACGGAAATTACAAGAAAGAAGTATGTTGTTTGCATCCTGCTTGGATCAATCCAAGGCTAATATATGTCTTTGGATCGGCCTCTTTCTTATGCCCTACATACCTGTTAATTTGGATTTATCTTTAACTACACAACATTCCTTGACATAAGATACATCAATGTTACTAGTATATTCACGCAAGGGTCCCACCTGATTGCTAAACAATTTGGATGGGTCTTTGGGAGACTGGGATGGCTTATTATGCAGAAATTTGATCTCAGGCCTGCAATTGTCATCTATTTAGTTAGAAAATAGTAAACAATGCTCCTTTCGTGGTGTTACATGCATTTCGAGGAGGCTCTGTGCAATATTTTTTTCTAGATTAGTTGGTAGCTACGCTAGCACATGCACATACCAAAGTCTCAAGTCTACTGACTTAGAATGTGATGACATTATTTTAGTCCCTCATTCAAAATTACTCTATACATAAGGTGATGCGTCACATGCCATGTCATTAGCTCAATCTTGACCTATTCTTTTTGCAAAATCTCAGGTTGCTAAGGACCCATCAGGAAAGGACATCAATGCGCTTGAGCAGCACATCAAGAACCTTCTGAGCCCTTCAACACCATTTTTCTTCAATACCTTGTATGACCCATACCGTGATGGTGCTGATTTTGTTcgtgggtacccctttagtctccGCGAGGGTGCCCCAACTGCTGTTTCTCATGGGCTTTGGCTCAACATTCCAGACTATGATGCACCTACCCAGCTTGTCAAGCCGCTTGAAAGAAATAACAGGTAAGGATGTCGAATTTGTAGCTTTCAAATCTTTCTTTTATTCTCGCTAATCTTATGTTTCTTTCTTGTGATCAGGTATGTCGATGCTGTTCTTACAATCCCAAAGGGCACCTtgtttccaatgtgtggaatgaaCCTTGCATTTGACCGTGAGCTCATTGGTCCTGCAATGTATTTCGGCCTTATGGGTGATGGCCAGCCTATTGGCCGTTACGATGATATGTGGGCGGGATGGTGCACCAAGGTACACACAGTATTTTTCTTCAAATATTGCGTCGACTCTATGTTTGCGAATGCAAATTATACAGTTTGATTGCCATGAACACTTCAGTATATGCGGTGCATCGTGCAAGTTACAAATCCATGCTTACTGATACCATGC includes these proteins:
- the LOC124675917 gene encoding UDP-arabinopyranose mutase 3, which encodes MAATPSTPLLKDELDIVIPTIRNLDFLEMWRPFFQPYHLIIVQDGDPAKVIKVPQGFDYELYNRNDVNRILGPKASCISFKDSACRCFGYMVSKKKYIYTIDDDCFVAKDPSGKDINALEQHIKNLLSPSTPFFFNTLYDPYRDGADFVRGYPFSLREGAPTAVSHGLWLNIPDYDAPTQLVKPLERNNRYVDAVLTIPKGTLFPMCGMNLAFDRELIGPAMYFGLMGDGQPIGRYDDMWAGWCTKVITDHLSLGIKTGLPYIWHSKASNPFVNLKKEYNGIFWQEELIPFFQSVALPKEATTVQKCYLELAKQVKAKLGKVDGYFLKLADAMVTWIEAWDELNPPKGAITTAKGPAPKSK